The Paramixta manurensis region TGACGTTGTACTTCATCATATTCGGTAACTTAATTGGCTCCCGCATTGGCGATATGCATGGGTTCACCTACATGCAGTTTATCGTGCCGGGCCTGATTATGATGGCGGTGATCACCAACGCCTACGCGAATGTCGCCTCTTCTTTTTTCAGCTCGAAGTTTCAGCGCAATATTGAAGAGTTGCTGGTGGCACCGGTGCCGACGCACATTATCATTGCCGGCTATGTGGGCGGCGGTGTGGCGCGCGGAATTTGCGTGGGGATTCTGGTCACGGCGGTGTCACTCTTCTTTGTGCCATTCCATGTGCACTCCTGGCTAATGGTGGCGATAACACTGCTGCTGACCGCGATTTTATTTTCGCTCGCGGGGCTGCTCAATGCAGTATTTGCA contains the following coding sequences:
- a CDS encoding ABC transporter permease: MTHLYWVALKSIWGKEINRFARIWIQTLVPPVITMTLYFIIFGNLIGSRIGDMHGFTYMQFIVPGLIMMAVITNAYANVASSFFSSKFQRNIEELLVAPVPTHIIIAGYVGGGVARGICVGILVTAVSLFFVPFHVHSWLMVAITLLLTAILFSLAGLLNAVFARTFDDISLIPTFVLTPLTYLGGVFYSLTLLPPIWQAISKLNPVVYMISGFRYGFLGINDVPLAFTLSVLIAFIVVFYILVWVLIQRGRGLRT